Proteins from a single region of Chitinispirillales bacterium:
- the era gene encoding GTPase Era, with protein MDNENSYSAFLAIIGRPNSGKSTLMNAVLGEKLAIVSPMPQTTQKTMRGIYTKENMQIILMDTPGIHKGKHLLNKLLYEQSVSILKDAGIDIICYLVDMSRDFGEEEDDIAQKIEKSKTNSKILVIFNKVDRIAIEKGMKKLEEFNNRYPFLSNAPKLHLSALAENAAEKFIEFVKPFVPQNPMFYPPDEIIDCNMRFMAAECIRKQIIDLTEQEVPHSAFVSILQYKESENLHEITADIHVETSGQKAIIIGENGRMISQIRTNAQKRMRGISGIKTKFSLFVKVTPNWREKKDFLADAGF; from the coding sequence ATGGATAATGAAAATAGTTATTCCGCATTTTTGGCTATTATAGGACGTCCGAACAGCGGAAAATCTACGCTTATGAATGCGGTTTTAGGTGAGAAACTCGCCATTGTTTCGCCTATGCCGCAAACAACTCAAAAAACTATGCGGGGAATTTACACTAAAGAAAATATGCAGATTATTCTCATGGATACGCCCGGAATTCATAAAGGGAAACATCTTTTGAATAAACTTCTTTACGAGCAAAGCGTCTCTATTCTCAAAGACGCCGGAATCGATATTATTTGCTATCTTGTCGATATGTCCAGAGATTTCGGCGAAGAAGAGGACGATATTGCACAAAAAATAGAAAAATCAAAAACTAATTCGAAAATACTGGTTATTTTCAATAAAGTCGATAGAATCGCCATAGAAAAAGGTATGAAGAAATTAGAAGAATTTAACAACCGTTATCCGTTTCTTTCGAACGCTCCAAAACTTCATCTGAGTGCGTTGGCGGAAAACGCCGCCGAAAAATTTATAGAATTTGTAAAACCGTTTGTTCCACAAAATCCAATGTTTTACCCGCCCGACGAAATAATCGACTGTAATATGCGTTTTATGGCGGCGGAATGCATAAGAAAGCAAATAATAGACTTGACCGAACAGGAAGTCCCGCACTCGGCGTTCGTATCGATTCTACAATATAAAGAATCTGAAAATTTACACGAAATCACCGCAGACATACACGTTGAAACAAGCGGGCAGAAAGCGATAATTATCGGTGAAAACGGGCGTATGATCTCGCAAATTCGGACAAACGCGCAAAAACGTATGAGAGGCATAAGCGGCATAAAAACAAAATTCTCGCTTTTTGTGAAAGTTACTCCGAATTGGCGCGAAAAAAAGGATTTTCTTGCCGATGCAGGATTCTGA
- a CDS encoding TRAP transporter large permease subunit, producing the protein MIKKAIRIFRKTEDVLIFLCIIAMFILPVSDIISRILRTTGIKGSADLQYHLVVWITMLGAMIASRQKQHISLSALAGVFPKKIKRMSDFFCATVCGSIAFSIAFSSVSFVQNAFSSSHKLAGIIPVQNFMAVIPVGFFVIGLRSIVRSKKILTAFAFAVSLCAPVLLAFCPFELINGITILLIVVILAATVLGLPIFAALGGIAALLFFASDAQTFKLFGILSLADFPVIANEAYSVLTSPIFPSIPLFTIAGFILSESDAGKRLVNFFRSFLGSIPGGTAIMAVLVCAFFTAFTGASGVTILALGGILHIVLTKQNYGEKFTTGYLTASGSIGLLFPPSLPIILYGVQSHTNIKHLFAGGIFPGIVFISVLAAYAIISQKKSLRERIPFDAKIFAKSLCDAGGEIILPIIILLLFFNGIAVIVETGAISVLYLLILIVFIHRDFSLKGFAKVIIKSAPIAGSVLIILAMAKGLSYYIVDAQIPEILTDWCKENIQSKLIFLLILNIVLLIAGFFMDIFSAIVVLVPLILPISQAFGIDSIHLGIIFLANMELGYLTPPVGLNLFLASVRFKKPLTEIYRSVLPFIVVMLAAVLLITYVPEITQFGVDLFTGK; encoded by the coding sequence ATGATAAAAAAAGCGATTAGGATTTTTCGCAAAACGGAAGACGTACTCATATTTTTGTGTATAATCGCAATGTTTATTCTTCCGGTTTCCGACATAATTTCACGGATATTGCGCACGACTGGAATAAAAGGTTCTGCAGATTTGCAGTATCACCTTGTTGTATGGATTACAATGCTTGGAGCGATGATTGCAAGCCGTCAAAAACAACATATATCGCTTTCGGCGCTTGCCGGCGTATTTCCCAAGAAAATAAAACGCATGAGTGATTTTTTTTGCGCGACAGTCTGCGGAAGCATAGCGTTTTCTATCGCATTCTCATCCGTCTCGTTCGTTCAAAACGCATTTTCTTCCTCGCATAAACTTGCCGGCATAATTCCCGTTCAAAATTTTATGGCGGTTATACCCGTAGGATTTTTCGTTATTGGGCTGCGAAGTATCGTACGTTCAAAAAAAATATTGACGGCGTTCGCATTTGCCGTATCTCTATGTGCGCCCGTTTTGCTGGCGTTTTGTCCGTTTGAATTGATAAATGGAATAACGATTCTCTTAATAGTCGTAATTCTTGCGGCGACTGTTTTGGGGTTGCCGATATTTGCGGCTCTTGGCGGAATTGCCGCACTTTTGTTTTTTGCAAGCGACGCTCAGACTTTCAAATTGTTCGGAATTTTGTCGCTTGCAGATTTCCCCGTAATCGCAAACGAAGCGTATTCGGTCTTAACCTCTCCGATTTTTCCGTCAATTCCACTCTTCACTATAGCGGGATTTATACTTTCAGAAAGCGACGCCGGCAAACGATTAGTCAATTTTTTCCGTTCTTTTTTGGGATCTATCCCCGGCGGAACGGCGATTATGGCGGTTTTGGTATGCGCCTTTTTTACCGCTTTTACCGGAGCGTCCGGCGTGACAATTTTAGCGCTCGGCGGAATATTGCACATAGTTTTGACAAAACAAAACTACGGTGAAAAATTTACTACCGGCTATCTTACCGCAAGCGGAAGTATCGGACTTTTATTCCCGCCGTCACTACCGATAATCCTTTACGGAGTTCAGTCGCATACTAACATAAAACACCTGTTTGCCGGAGGGATTTTTCCGGGTATAGTGTTTATTTCCGTCCTCGCCGCGTACGCGATAATATCGCAAAAGAAAAGTCTGCGGGAAAGAATTCCTTTCGACGCAAAAATTTTTGCAAAATCCTTATGCGACGCCGGCGGAGAAATAATTCTGCCGATTATTATTCTGCTTCTGTTTTTCAACGGAATCGCCGTAATTGTAGAAACAGGCGCGATTTCTGTACTTTACCTGCTTATCTTAATTGTTTTTATCCATAGAGATTTTTCACTGAAAGGATTTGCGAAAGTAATAATAAAATCCGCTCCGATAGCGGGAAGCGTACTTATTATTTTGGCGATGGCGAAAGGTTTGTCGTATTATATCGTAGATGCGCAAATTCCGGAAATCCTTACCGATTGGTGCAAAGAAAACATTCAATCGAAATTGATATTTTTGCTGATATTAAACATAGTTTTACTTATCGCCGGATTTTTTATGGATATATTTTCGGCGATTGTCGTTCTTGTTCCTCTAATTTTGCCGATAAGCCAAGCGTTTGGAATAGATTCGATTCATCTTGGAATAATTTTTCTTGCGAATATGGAATTAGGGTATTTAACACCGCCTGTCGGACTTAATTTATTTTTGGCGTCCGTGCGATTCAAAAAACCGCTAACCGAAATCTACAGGTCGGTTTTGCCCTTTATAGTCGTTATGTTGGCGGCTGTTTTACTTATAACTTACGTTCCGGAGATAACGCAATTCGGCGTGGATTTGTTTACAGGAAAATAA